A region from the Candidatus Electrothrix scaldis genome encodes:
- a CDS encoding N-acetylmuramoyl-L-alanine amidase, whose protein sequence is MTGIHELQRIYRIDPKSKRASSCLYTIARMYRAMYEHFKLTADLEKAISFYSDVVTFFPKGNQADNALYALAQIEQEERGNLKQAVQYYDQLMRSYPTSSKKRLVKRQLSKLIAFLEKHPGYQEKVEKTPAPITPPKRVLPQPKPVEVTPTVVPPVLQKPVTSKTPVAAPIAAPIATPVKTSVSPPPVKPVEKKIAEAAPDKKTTEQKKESTPAPQQSIQQVAQQATPPALQEEPTVQEQPAEPRTKIVLSALKKVESVQKKGIFAGVGGEKNTSQVPAVVQQEPPDTTNQFQEKTPGTVEVLPVQYWSSDNYSRVVIKSSEPVSYSAKLLDQQSGMPRRLFIDFKKSYIPPKYRPPVAIEDGLLQRIQTSQLDATTVRVYLDTESIGDYKVFNLKDPFRVVVDVRGGKGRAVRVPQRKVAPQIVADIKPLVEQAPKIEETETQEEIAASETAPEEKIIRPRKRKTVPGLAKTEKHAAGENLTLAQQLGLGVRRIVIDPGHGGKDPGAVGFGLKEKDIVLNVAKKIKKVLEEKNGYEVLLTRDGDVSLSLEERTAIANTKEADLFLSIHVNAHPEKAIRGVETFYLNLATHTEAMRVAALENATSTHNMSEMQDILSELMQNEKISESSQLAEFVQYNVVSGLKKEEFYVKDLGVKQAPFYVLIGAEMPAILAEISFITNPEEAKLMKTEKYLQTLADQIVAGVLSYAENQRTAALKMAPSPETSVR, encoded by the coding sequence TTGACCGGCATCCATGAGTTGCAACGTATCTATCGAATAGATCCGAAAAGCAAGAGAGCTTCTTCATGTCTGTATACCATAGCCCGTATGTATCGTGCTATGTACGAACATTTCAAGCTTACTGCGGACCTTGAGAAGGCGATCTCTTTTTATAGCGATGTGGTCACCTTTTTTCCAAAAGGAAACCAGGCAGACAACGCGCTTTATGCCTTGGCGCAAATCGAGCAGGAAGAGAGAGGCAATTTAAAACAGGCCGTGCAGTATTACGATCAGCTGATGCGCTCCTATCCTACCAGTAGTAAGAAGCGATTGGTGAAGCGGCAGCTGAGTAAGTTGATAGCATTTCTGGAAAAACATCCTGGTTACCAGGAAAAGGTGGAAAAAACGCCTGCTCCTATCACTCCTCCGAAAAGAGTTCTTCCTCAGCCCAAACCTGTGGAGGTTACGCCAACCGTGGTCCCTCCGGTGCTTCAGAAGCCAGTGACGAGCAAAACACCGGTTGCTGCACCGATTGCTGCACCGATTGCTACGCCGGTAAAGACTTCGGTAAGCCCCCCCCCAGTCAAGCCTGTAGAAAAGAAGATCGCAGAAGCTGCTCCCGATAAAAAAACGACAGAGCAAAAAAAGGAGAGCACCCCCGCGCCGCAACAAAGTATCCAACAGGTAGCTCAACAAGCGACTCCACCTGCTCTGCAAGAAGAGCCCACCGTGCAAGAGCAACCAGCAGAGCCTCGAACAAAAATTGTGTTGTCTGCCCTGAAAAAAGTGGAGTCCGTGCAGAAGAAGGGGATCTTTGCTGGAGTCGGGGGCGAAAAAAATACCTCACAGGTTCCTGCTGTTGTTCAGCAGGAACCTCCTGATACCACAAATCAGTTTCAGGAAAAGACTCCAGGTACAGTTGAAGTTCTTCCGGTTCAGTATTGGTCTTCTGATAACTACAGCCGCGTGGTGATAAAGTCCTCAGAGCCGGTTTCCTACAGTGCGAAACTCCTTGATCAACAGAGCGGAATGCCTCGCCGCCTCTTTATTGATTTTAAGAAGAGTTATATTCCGCCGAAATACCGTCCTCCCGTTGCCATAGAAGACGGGCTCCTACAACGGATCCAGACCAGCCAGCTTGATGCGACAACTGTGCGAGTCTATCTTGATACAGAATCCATTGGCGATTATAAGGTTTTTAACCTCAAAGATCCGTTTCGGGTAGTTGTAGATGTTCGGGGAGGCAAGGGCAGAGCTGTGCGGGTTCCACAGAGGAAGGTGGCTCCGCAGATCGTAGCAGATATTAAACCGCTGGTGGAGCAAGCCCCAAAAATAGAAGAAACTGAAACACAGGAAGAAATCGCAGCGAGTGAGACAGCGCCTGAAGAAAAAATTATCCGTCCCCGGAAGAGAAAAACTGTCCCCGGACTCGCCAAAACAGAAAAGCATGCTGCTGGAGAAAACCTGACCCTGGCCCAGCAACTGGGGCTTGGAGTTCGAAGAATCGTTATCGATCCGGGACATGGCGGAAAAGATCCCGGAGCAGTAGGGTTCGGCCTGAAAGAGAAAGATATTGTCCTGAATGTTGCCAAGAAAATCAAAAAGGTCCTGGAGGAGAAAAACGGTTATGAAGTCCTCCTGACCAGAGATGGAGATGTGTCGCTTTCTCTTGAGGAACGAACAGCGATTGCTAATACTAAGGAGGCTGATCTTTTTCTTTCTATCCATGTGAATGCGCATCCTGAAAAGGCCATTCGAGGGGTGGAGACCTTTTATTTGAATTTGGCAACACACACGGAAGCTATGCGAGTCGCTGCTCTGGAAAATGCCACCTCAACCCATAATATGAGCGAAATGCAGGATATTCTCTCCGAGTTGATGCAGAATGAGAAAATTAGCGAGTCCTCCCAACTTGCTGAATTTGTTCAGTACAATGTGGTGAGCGGCCTAAAGAAAGAAGAGTTTTATGTCAAAGATCTGGGGGTGAAACAGGCACCTTTCTATGTCCTTATCGGTGCGGAAATGCCTGCCATTCTGGCTGAAATTTCCTTTATTACCAATCCTGAAGAGGCGAAGTTGATGAAAACCGAGAAGTACCTCCAAACACTTGCTGACCAGATTGTTGCCGGTGTACTTTCCTATGCTGAAAATCAGAGAACAGCAGCATTGAAAATGGCTCCTTCCCCGGAGACATCGGTGCGCTAG
- a CDS encoding CTP synthase → MDTQPSRKTKFIFITGGVLSSLGKGLAAASIGALLESRGMTVTFQKLDPYINVDPGTMNPFQHGEVYVTDDGAETDLDMGHYERYTDAVMAQKNNYTSGRIYYSVIMKERRGEYLGGTVQMIPHITDEIKQAVMQLDGTVDVAIIEIGGTVGDIEGLPFIEAIRQLRGDLGREYSLYIHLTLVPFIKTAGEIKTKPTQHSVKELLASGIQPDILICRTEVTLDDSIKKKIGLFCNIDARSVITAVDVETIYELPLRLHEEEADDRILEKLGIWTGAPNIKPWQELVKKIKNPSHTVTIGITGKYVELKEAYKSLHESLIHGGIANDTKVELKYIAADDLEEGNSSGELEQCDGILVPGGFGSRGTEGKIKAIAYARENKVPFFGICLGMQLAVVEFSRAVAGIIGADSKELNPTTTDPIIYLMKEWFDFRSGKTEIRDENSNMGGTLRLGAYPCKLREETLAYTAYQQDEISERHRHRYEFNNEYRERLEKAGLIVSGTSPDNTLVEIVELADHPWFLGCQFHPEFKSSPMKPHPLFRDFIKAALHNK, encoded by the coding sequence ATGGATACGCAACCGAGCAGAAAAACAAAGTTTATTTTTATTACCGGCGGTGTACTCTCGTCCTTGGGCAAGGGCCTTGCTGCGGCTTCCATTGGTGCCCTTTTGGAGAGCCGAGGGATGACTGTAACCTTTCAGAAGCTTGACCCCTACATCAATGTTGACCCAGGGACCATGAACCCTTTTCAGCATGGAGAGGTGTATGTGACCGATGACGGCGCAGAAACCGATTTGGACATGGGCCATTATGAGCGCTACACGGATGCGGTCATGGCTCAGAAAAATAACTATACCTCGGGCCGGATCTATTATTCGGTAATCATGAAAGAGCGCCGAGGAGAGTATCTCGGGGGCACGGTGCAGATGATCCCCCATATCACGGATGAGATCAAGCAGGCTGTGATGCAGCTGGACGGCACCGTGGACGTAGCCATTATCGAAATCGGTGGTACTGTCGGTGATATTGAGGGCCTCCCCTTTATCGAGGCGATTCGGCAACTGCGCGGTGATCTGGGGCGGGAATACTCCCTCTATATTCACCTGACCTTGGTTCCTTTTATCAAGACTGCCGGAGAAATTAAGACCAAGCCGACACAACACTCTGTCAAAGAGTTACTGGCCTCGGGTATCCAGCCGGATATTCTGATCTGCCGGACCGAAGTTACTTTGGACGATTCGATCAAGAAAAAAATTGGCTTGTTCTGTAATATTGATGCCCGCTCGGTTATCACAGCCGTTGACGTGGAGACAATCTATGAACTGCCGCTCCGGTTGCATGAGGAGGAGGCAGATGATCGTATCCTGGAAAAATTAGGCATCTGGACAGGAGCGCCAAATATCAAGCCCTGGCAGGAGTTGGTCAAAAAAATCAAGAATCCTTCTCATACCGTTACCATTGGTATCACCGGGAAATATGTTGAACTCAAGGAGGCTTACAAAAGTCTGCACGAGTCCTTAATCCACGGTGGTATAGCCAACGATACCAAAGTGGAGCTGAAATATATTGCTGCGGATGATCTGGAAGAGGGAAATTCCTCAGGCGAACTGGAACAATGCGATGGTATCCTGGTCCCTGGCGGTTTCGGGAGTCGGGGCACAGAAGGCAAAATTAAGGCCATAGCCTATGCTCGGGAAAACAAAGTTCCTTTCTTCGGTATCTGCCTGGGAATGCAACTGGCTGTGGTGGAATTCTCCCGCGCAGTTGCTGGCATAATAGGGGCTGATTCCAAGGAACTCAACCCGACGACCACAGACCCTATTATCTATCTAATGAAAGAATGGTTCGATTTTCGCAGTGGCAAGACCGAGATTCGGGATGAGAATTCCAATATGGGAGGCACACTTCGTCTTGGCGCGTATCCCTGTAAACTGCGGGAGGAGACCTTGGCCTATACTGCCTATCAGCAGGATGAGATCAGCGAACGGCATCGTCATCGCTATGAATTTAATAACGAATATCGTGAGCGTCTGGAGAAGGCAGGCCTCATAGTCAGTGGAACCTCTCCAGATAACACCCTGGTTGAAATCGTGGAGCTTGCTGACCATCCTTGGTTTCTCGGGTGCCAGTTTCACCCGGAATTCAAATCCAGTCCCATGAAGCCGCATCCGCTGTTCCGGGATTTCATCAAAGCGGCTTTGCATAATAAATAA
- the kdsA gene encoding 3-deoxy-8-phosphooctulonate synthase — MKSFTIATVSGGKPVPVGPEHPLLLLAGPCALESGELGWRIATEMKAICERLGISYVFKASFDKANRTSLDSFRGPGLRNGLRQLDRIRQEVGVPVVSDVHETSQMDLAVDALDIIQIPAFLCRQTDLLVAAAKTGKTVNLKKGQFVSPWDMQHAVEKLRAAGCDRILLTERGASFGYNNLVVDMRSLPVMRSFGCPVIFDATHSVQLPGGMGGSSGGQREFIPTLTRAAIAAGIDGLFMEVHPDPDNALCDGPNSIPLNEVEALLEQLLAIRETVQKVTDNLAN; from the coding sequence ATGAAATCCTTTACAATAGCGACAGTCTCGGGGGGAAAACCCGTACCTGTCGGGCCTGAGCATCCTCTTTTATTGCTGGCTGGCCCTTGTGCTTTGGAGTCTGGTGAATTGGGATGGCGGATTGCCACGGAAATGAAGGCGATATGTGAGAGATTAGGCATTTCATACGTCTTCAAGGCATCCTTTGATAAGGCAAATCGTACCTCCCTGGATTCCTTTCGTGGACCAGGGTTGCGAAACGGGTTGCGCCAACTGGATCGTATCCGCCAGGAAGTGGGCGTGCCGGTGGTCTCGGATGTCCATGAAACAAGCCAGATGGATCTTGCAGTAGATGCGCTTGATATTATTCAGATTCCGGCCTTTCTCTGTCGTCAAACCGACCTTCTTGTTGCTGCGGCAAAAACCGGAAAAACTGTGAACCTGAAAAAAGGGCAGTTTGTCTCTCCCTGGGATATGCAACATGCTGTGGAAAAATTGCGGGCTGCGGGCTGTGACCGGATTCTTCTGACAGAGCGGGGGGCGAGCTTCGGCTATAATAACCTGGTGGTGGATATGCGCTCGCTGCCTGTGATGCGTTCCTTTGGCTGCCCGGTTATCTTTGATGCCACCCATTCGGTGCAATTACCTGGTGGTATGGGCGGAAGCTCCGGTGGACAACGGGAGTTCATTCCTACCTTGACCAGGGCAGCTATAGCTGCGGGGATTGATGGACTCTTTATGGAGGTACATCCTGATCCGGATAATGCCCTCTGTGACGGTCCCAACAGCATTCCTCTCAATGAGGTAGAGGCCTTACTGGAGCAACTGTTGGCTATACGGGAAACTGTGCAGAAAGTGACTGATAACTTAGCAAATTGA
- a CDS encoding HAD hydrolase family protein, translating into MPEYSDCALRESLRERAMKREQPILRSNAWRAAMMQAKKVKVLLLDVDGVLTDGTLFYGATEEVKAFNTLDGFGLRLLREAGIAVGIITARSSEAVSRRAKELKLEHVYTDCRNKKEAYAAIREQQGLLPEQTAFMGDDWLDLPVLMQVGCSFAPANAAAEVRRQVDYVTEKSGGHGAVREACELILESKDLLAELLKKYMQVP; encoded by the coding sequence ATGCCGGAATATTCTGATTGTGCATTGCGGGAGTCTCTTCGTGAACGGGCCATGAAGCGGGAGCAGCCTATTCTGCGCAGTAATGCTTGGCGGGCTGCTATGATGCAGGCCAAAAAAGTTAAGGTGCTCTTGCTCGATGTAGACGGTGTTCTCACTGATGGCACCCTTTTTTATGGCGCCACAGAAGAAGTAAAGGCCTTTAACACCTTAGATGGCTTTGGCTTACGGCTTCTCCGTGAGGCTGGAATTGCTGTTGGGATAATTACAGCGCGCAGCTCAGAAGCGGTTTCTCGAAGGGCCAAAGAGCTCAAGTTGGAACATGTCTATACGGACTGTCGTAACAAGAAAGAGGCCTATGCGGCTATTCGTGAACAACAAGGTCTTCTCCCTGAGCAGACGGCCTTTATGGGAGATGACTGGCTGGATCTTCCGGTCTTGATGCAGGTCGGTTGCAGCTTTGCTCCTGCTAATGCCGCAGCAGAGGTCCGACGCCAGGTTGATTATGTGACAGAAAAAAGCGGAGGGCATGGAGCTGTTCGTGAGGCCTGTGAGCTGATTCTGGAGTCCAAGGACCTTCTTGCTGAGCTCCTGAAGAAATATATGCAGGTTCCCTGA
- the lptC gene encoding LPS export ABC transporter periplasmic protein LptC, whose protein sequence is MIGSYRNLLWVIPVGVLATSPLWKGYVGDFLKPRGGYDEVAERAYQEQSQDFVMDDVVIAFTTEGVQTWTIKAKQAQTGETDREIQMTDVDALYHKKGESPISIISKKGKYHMDDQHLTLIDDVVIVKPLQYEEMYSDLLHYYDTNKMLISPGDVEIKGPKFNLKAGRMDYDVSSGAYDFNNRVEVVL, encoded by the coding sequence ATGATAGGAAGTTATCGTAATCTTCTCTGGGTGATACCGGTTGGTGTGCTTGCTACCAGCCCCTTATGGAAAGGATATGTAGGGGATTTCTTGAAGCCGAGAGGTGGCTACGACGAGGTTGCAGAACGGGCCTACCAGGAGCAGTCGCAGGATTTTGTTATGGATGATGTCGTCATCGCCTTTACAACAGAGGGTGTCCAGACATGGACCATTAAGGCTAAGCAGGCGCAAACGGGTGAGACAGACAGGGAAATCCAGATGACGGATGTTGATGCCCTGTATCATAAAAAGGGCGAATCACCCATCAGTATAATCAGCAAAAAAGGGAAGTACCATATGGATGATCAGCATCTCACCTTAATTGATGATGTTGTGATCGTCAAACCGTTGCAATATGAAGAGATGTACTCCGATCTGCTGCATTATTATGATACGAATAAGATGCTGATCAGTCCTGGAGATGTGGAAATAAAGGGGCCTAAGTTCAATCTTAAGGCGGGTAGGATGGATTATGATGTCTCTTCTGGTGCTTATGATTTTAACAACAGGGTAGAGGTGGTGCTGTAA
- a CDS encoding UshA-like (seleno)protein codes for MGGLSRKALQIRKLAEKEKLPALFLDSGSLLFQHAKLQAKRELAEKAQADGIAAAMQAMNCQAIGIGAHDLAGGIDFLKELQERHKTVWLSMNLVDPEKKQPLFTPHLITKVGGVKIALFGLTDDQGEHDGEGEKKGYTILPWQEVLPKALAKIGQKVDMTILLSSYSYQINKEIAETVGGLHLILGSGHAAPTTAPYKVDETLIAQTGTRGKYLGMMHINWTEAGQWTDKSFTRIKAEEDRLKRVEQQLTRMEKQKEKKALAKDKEYKKLLTEKKQLAQSIKTLKASRDASQEEEGLCKYTNRFIPLQTSLPEEPEVKQIVHRAIQKANAINQQRLAQTGLNDPTITLQDLVGSQKCQECHAAQTAIWQKSKHALAWTTLEKNNQQFNEDCLICHVTLPFYAPDKVKAANLLLMLPKTLKNVGCEACHGPAAAHSAGQGKVPVTIPDEKVCLQCHTSEHDDHFVFAEKAKRLGCSAKTQAQTQTQKQETKQEPTEEEKKEESEGKKDTLEKPTEAPEPEQATASESAEMPTITPHGKKEKK; via the coding sequence CTGGGCGGACTGTCCAGAAAAGCATTACAAATAAGAAAACTGGCGGAGAAAGAGAAGCTTCCAGCTCTCTTTCTCGATAGCGGTTCTTTGCTCTTTCAACACGCAAAGCTACAGGCCAAAAGGGAACTGGCGGAAAAAGCCCAAGCCGATGGTATTGCTGCTGCTATGCAGGCTATGAACTGCCAGGCTATAGGCATAGGTGCGCATGATCTGGCTGGTGGTATCGATTTTCTCAAGGAGCTGCAGGAGCGGCATAAAACCGTTTGGCTCTCCATGAACCTTGTTGATCCTGAGAAAAAACAACCTCTTTTTACTCCGCATCTTATTACGAAAGTTGGTGGAGTAAAGATAGCTTTGTTCGGGCTTACTGATGATCAGGGAGAGCATGACGGAGAAGGGGAAAAGAAAGGGTATACCATCCTTCCTTGGCAGGAGGTTTTACCCAAAGCATTGGCCAAAATTGGTCAGAAGGTCGATATGACGATCCTCCTTTCAAGCTATTCCTATCAAATTAACAAGGAAATAGCTGAAACCGTAGGTGGACTGCATCTGATTCTTGGTTCAGGCCATGCCGCACCAACCACAGCCCCTTATAAGGTAGATGAAACGCTTATTGCTCAAACAGGAACACGGGGAAAATATCTGGGCATGATGCACATCAACTGGACAGAGGCCGGACAATGGACAGATAAGTCCTTTACTCGAATTAAAGCTGAAGAGGATCGTCTGAAAAGGGTGGAGCAGCAGCTTACCCGCATGGAAAAGCAGAAAGAAAAGAAAGCACTGGCAAAAGATAAGGAGTATAAAAAACTCCTCACAGAGAAAAAACAACTTGCCCAGAGCATAAAAACTCTGAAAGCCAGCAGAGATGCCTCACAAGAGGAAGAGGGGTTATGCAAGTATACTAATCGCTTTATTCCATTACAGACCTCTTTGCCGGAAGAACCCGAGGTTAAACAAATTGTCCATCGGGCAATTCAAAAGGCAAACGCAATCAACCAGCAAAGACTTGCGCAAACAGGTCTTAATGATCCGACAATCACCCTGCAGGATCTCGTGGGTTCCCAGAAATGCCAGGAATGCCATGCCGCCCAGACAGCCATCTGGCAGAAAAGCAAACATGCACTAGCCTGGACAACGCTGGAAAAAAATAATCAGCAGTTTAATGAGGACTGCCTGATCTGCCATGTGACCCTGCCCTTTTATGCCCCCGATAAGGTCAAGGCTGCTAATCTCCTCTTAATGCTTCCTAAAACGCTAAAAAACGTTGGCTGTGAGGCCTGTCATGGGCCAGCTGCCGCACATAGTGCAGGCCAAGGTAAGGTACCTGTTACCATCCCGGATGAAAAGGTTTGTCTCCAATGCCACACATCTGAGCATGACGATCACTTTGTTTTTGCGGAAAAAGCAAAGCGCTTAGGATGCTCGGCCAAAACCCAAGCACAGACACAGACACAGAAGCAGGAAACGAAACAGGAACCAACAGAGGAAGAAAAGAAGGAGGAGTCAGAAGGAAAGAAAGATACTCTGGAAAAACCGACAGAAGCGCCAGAGCCAGAGCAAGCTACGGCTTCTGAATCGGCAGAGATGCCTACGATTACTCCTCATGGGAAAAAAGAAAAGAAATAA
- a CDS encoding replication-associated recombination protein A, which yields MYKNKKQEHRNAIPLAERMRPVSLDDFYGQEHLVGRGRLLHELISKGKIPSLLLWGPPGSGKTTLASILAHSIQADFIFFSAVLSGVKEIRKIVDETKEKKGEEGGQTILFVDEIHRFNKSQQDALLPHVESGLLTLIGATTENPSFEVIAPLLSRCQMLLLQPLAVEDITGILQRAVQNQASGLGNYGIALEEEIATMIARAADGDCRRALNYLETAALLIVKKEGDAPLVITRETVHEVLQGQTLRYDRAGEEHYNLISALHKSLRDSDPDGACYWLGRMLVSGEDPLYIARRLIRFASEDIGVSDPRALEVAISCRRAYEMLGSPEGELALYQVTVYLATAPKSNALYLTEKKVKNEIRRFGSLSVPLHLRNAPTGLMKKIGYGKDYQYAHDAEDGLVVQEHLPEPLAGKRFYLPTERGFEAVIHDRLTKWRKILQQRAQQQKNIKRQG from the coding sequence ATGTATAAAAACAAAAAACAAGAGCATCGTAATGCTATACCGCTGGCGGAGCGTATGCGCCCGGTTTCCCTGGATGACTTTTACGGACAAGAACATCTTGTCGGCAGAGGAAGATTGCTTCACGAATTAATAAGCAAGGGCAAAATCCCTTCTTTGCTTCTCTGGGGCCCGCCCGGCTCTGGCAAGACCACTCTGGCCTCTATACTGGCCCACAGCATCCAGGCTGATTTCATATTCTTTTCCGCCGTGTTATCCGGGGTAAAAGAGATCAGAAAAATTGTTGATGAGACAAAAGAAAAAAAAGGTGAGGAAGGGGGGCAAACAATCCTTTTTGTCGATGAGATTCATCGTTTCAATAAAAGTCAACAGGACGCACTCCTCCCTCATGTGGAAAGTGGTCTCCTGACACTCATCGGCGCAACTACGGAAAACCCCTCTTTTGAGGTGATAGCCCCCCTGCTTTCCCGTTGCCAGATGCTGCTCCTCCAGCCCCTTGCCGTGGAGGACATCACAGGTATTCTTCAACGCGCCGTCCAGAACCAAGCTTCTGGACTGGGAAACTATGGCATTGCCCTGGAAGAAGAAATCGCCACCATGATCGCCCGAGCCGCTGATGGTGACTGCCGGCGAGCCTTGAATTACCTTGAAACAGCAGCACTTCTCATAGTAAAAAAAGAAGGTGATGCTCCGCTGGTTATTACGCGCGAAACTGTTCATGAAGTGCTCCAGGGGCAGACACTCCGCTATGATCGTGCAGGAGAAGAGCATTATAATCTCATTTCAGCCCTGCATAAAAGCCTGCGCGACAGTGATCCAGACGGGGCCTGTTATTGGCTGGGAAGGATGCTGGTGAGTGGCGAGGATCCGCTCTATATTGCTCGGCGCCTGATTCGCTTTGCCAGCGAGGATATCGGTGTCAGTGATCCAAGGGCTCTCGAAGTTGCCATAAGCTGCCGAAGGGCCTATGAAATGTTGGGCTCTCCAGAGGGAGAACTGGCTTTGTACCAGGTTACGGTGTATCTTGCTACGGCACCGAAAAGCAATGCCTTGTATTTAACGGAAAAAAAGGTTAAAAATGAAATACGTCGCTTCGGCTCCCTCTCCGTTCCCCTTCATCTACGGAATGCCCCTACCGGGCTGATGAAAAAAATTGGGTACGGCAAGGACTATCAATATGCCCATGATGCTGAGGACGGGCTGGTTGTTCAGGAACATCTGCCGGAGCCACTTGCAGGTAAGCGTTTTTACCTGCCCACGGAAAGAGGCTTTGAAGCTGTTATCCATGATCGCCTGACCAAATGGCGAAAAATTCTTCAGCAACGGGCCCAACAACAAAAGAATATCAAACGACAGGGATAA